A window of the Gemmatimonadota bacterium genome harbors these coding sequences:
- a CDS encoding deoxyhypusine synthase family protein, which yields MGAIRVFMDKHYLHFNARETVEAARAYEAHLAKGGKMLVSLAGAMSTGELGISLSRMIRENKVHAISCTGANLEEDVFNLLGHDEYELVPDWRALSASDEQALYERGMNRVTDTCIPEDIMRHIESRLLDRWSSACREGTRTFPSEYLFDILASGELDEHYQGDPQNSWLLAAMEKGVPVYSPGWEDSTTGNMFAANVLVGKVPHHQCVKTGTEQFAALIEWYLANNGLAEGLPSVGFFQIGGGIAGDFAICAVPSIIQDMRRETPFWGYFCQISDAEVSYGGYSGAVPNEKITWGKLAPDTPKFLIKSDATIVAPLIFGYLLGD from the coding sequence ATGGGTGCGATCCGCGTATTCATGGACAAGCACTACCTCCACTTCAACGCCCGCGAAACGGTCGAAGCCGCACGGGCCTACGAGGCCCATCTCGCGAAGGGAGGAAAGATGCTCGTGTCGCTCGCCGGGGCGATGTCCACCGGAGAGCTGGGGATCAGCCTCTCTCGAATGATCCGGGAAAACAAGGTCCACGCGATCTCGTGCACCGGCGCGAACCTCGAGGAGGACGTCTTCAACCTCCTCGGTCACGACGAATACGAGCTCGTTCCCGACTGGCGCGCGCTCTCCGCGAGCGACGAGCAGGCACTGTACGAGCGGGGGATGAATCGGGTCACCGACACCTGTATCCCCGAAGACATCATGCGCCACATCGAATCCCGCCTGCTCGACCGCTGGAGCTCGGCGTGCCGGGAAGGGACGCGCACCTTTCCCTCCGAGTACCTATTCGACATCCTGGCCTCCGGCGAACTCGACGAGCACTACCAGGGAGACCCCCAAAATTCCTGGCTCCTCGCCGCGATGGAGAAGGGTGTGCCGGTGTACTCCCCCGGGTGGGAGGACTCGACGACGGGGAACATGTTCGCCGCCAACGTCCTGGTCGGGAAGGTTCCTCACCATCAGTGCGTAAAGACGGGGACCGAACAGTTCGCGGCGCTCATCGAGTGGTACCTCGCGAACAATGGGTTGGCGGAGGGGCTTCCCTCGGTCGGATTTTTCCAGATCGGGGGTGGGATCGCCGGAGACTTCGCGATCTGCGCGGTGCCGTCCATCATTCAGGATATGAGGCGGGAAACACCCTTCTGGGGGTACTTTTGCCAGATCTCGGACGCGGAGGTTTCGTACGGTGGGTATTCGGGGGCCGTTCCCAACGAGAAGATCACCTGGGGGAAACTCGCGCCCGACACCCCGAAGTTCCTGATCAAGTCGGATGCCACGATCGTCGCGCCCCTGATCTTCGGGTACCTCCTGGGAGATTGA